A genomic window from Aphelocoma coerulescens isolate FSJ_1873_10779 unplaced genomic scaffold, UR_Acoe_1.0 HiC_scaffold_140, whole genome shotgun sequence includes:
- the LOC138100769 gene encoding collagen, type I, alpha 1b-like, whose translation MAEGGSSPRVPPREVTEPDPAWGQPGGGTGGGGTVTVTPWASGITITVTAAPAEEEEEAEDVEDVGDIGDIGDTKNSGGIKDSGDPGDVGDAGDIGDLGDIRDIGDSGDSGDIKDLEDLGDIGDIGDIRDIGDIKDLGDLGDAGDIGDSGDSGDTTVTSDGGQGNVPVPCDIGDTGDSGVTALRDGRDRDTGDRDIGDSGVTALGGNGDRGTGDSGVTRDVTTPGDGRDRDTGDSGVTAPGQGGDSGAAIPWDIWDSAVPAPGAEDTEGRNGAVQLVKDTGDRDGGDRDGGDGDGGDGGVTAPGDTGDRGDRDGGDRDVGDGGVTAPGVGGDGGVPGAEDAADVAGEAPGAVACRAGGITITVLAPPPEDEGAPDDDVIAYDVITAAGEGDDVGEGRGSPSPPPAGDVTGEGDVTSSVPRDDVAADAVDSDDVTSSVTEEAVAGDVIAGSDVIASLPGSDVTGEVIAPGCDFVGDVIISRDLADDVIVAGDLPQDLDDLADDVIAGHDLADDIITLHDLTDDVIGPESDLVDDVTEHGFPDDVIAWGDVTPLLPRDDDVTPGTDIIDDTVDAHIDDVIAIHRSLAGDDVIDDVTPSGHLLDDVIHQDDLLDDTIKDDDVTFPGLRSLPTDDVITTDDITSSLLGDVTGDLDGAWDDLADDVTTDDDITPFLPLDRPPGPEDDVTDDITDDITGDVTPGAEQPLLGAAPSGRRHDVSDDVSDDITEDAPREGGAGAPQTPPPGCPLLFLALLCLLLALLLLAGLCAAVHYVKVFIISSAALAVPPPEAFP comes from the exons ATGGCCGAGGGCGGCTcctccccccgtgtccccccccgggAGGTGACAGAGCCCGACCCCGCCTGGGGACAGCccggggggggcaccgggggcggTGGCACCGTCACCGTCACCCCCTGGGCCAGCGGCATCACCATCACCGTCACCGCGGCCccggcggaggaggaggaggaggccgaggacGTTGAGGacgttggggacatcggggacattggggacaccaaGAACAGTGGGGGCATCAAGGACTCTGGGGACCCTGGGGATGttggggatgctggggacatcggggaccttggggacatcagggacatcgGGGActctggggacagtggggacatcaAGGACCTTGAGGACCTTGgagacattggggacattggggacatcagggataTTGGGGACATCAAGGACCTTGGGGAccttggggatgctggggacatcggggacagcggggacagcggggacaccaCGGTCACCAGTGATGGAGGACAGGGCAATGTCCCCGTCCCGTGTGACatcggggacactggggacagcggTGTCACCGCCCTGAGggatggcagggacagggacacgggggacagggacatcggggacagcgGTGTCACCGCCCTGGGGGGCAATGGGGacaggggcactggggacagcggTGTCACCAGGGATGTCACCACCCCAGGggatggcagggacagggacacgggggacagcgGTGTCACcgccccagggcaggggggggACAGCGGTGCCGCCATCCCTTGGGACATTTGGGACAGCGCTGTCCCGGCTCCTGGGGCCGAGGACACTGAGGGCCGGAACGGCGCTGTCCAGCTGGTcaaggacactggggacagggacgggggggacagggacgggggggacggggacggggggGACGGGGGTGTCACTGCcccgggggacactggggacaggggggacagggatgggggggacagAGACGTTGGGGATGGGGGTGTCACCGCCCCGGGGGTCGGGGGGGACGGGGGCGTCCCCGGGGCTGAGGACGCCGCGGACGTGGCGGGGGAGGCTCCTGGCGCTGTCGCCTGCCGGGCCGGCGGCATCACCATCACCGtgctggccccgcccccggagGACGAGGGGGCCCCCGACGATGACGTCATCGCCTATGATGTCATCACTGCAGCCGGAGAGGGCGATGACGTCGGAGAGGGGCGGGgcagcccctcccctccccccgctGGTGACGTCACGGGCGAGGGTGATGTCACTTCCTCTGTGCCGAGGGATGACGTCGCTGCTGATGCCGTCGACAGCGATGACGTCACTTCCTCTGTCACGGAGGAAGCTGTCGCTGGTGACGTCATCGCCGGCAGTGATGTCATCGCCTCCCTCCCTGGGAGTGACGTCACTGGTGAGGTCATCGCCCCCGGGTGTGACTTCGTTGGTGACGTCATCATCAGCCGTGACCTGGCCGATGACGTCATCGTGGCGGGTGACCTCCCACAAGACCTCGATGACCTTGCCGATGACGTCATCGCCGGACACGACCTCGCCGATGACATCATCACACTACATGACCTCACCGATGACGTCATTGGCCCCGAGAGTGACCTCGTTGATGATGTCACCGAGCATGGCTTCCCTGATGACGTCATCGCCTGGGGTGATGTCACacccctgctccccagggacGATGACGTCACGCCCGGAACTGACATCATCGATGACACCGTGGACGCCCACATTGATGACGTCATCGCCATCCACCGCTCCCTAGCTGGCGATGACGTCATTGATGACGTCACCCCCAGTGGGCACCTCCTCGATGACGTCATCCATCAAGATGACCTCCTCGATGACACCATCAAGGACGATGACGTCACCTTCCCCGGCCTGAGGTCCCTCCCCACGGATGACGTCATCACCACTGATGACATCACCTCCTCCCTGCTGGGTGACGTCACCGGGGACCTCGACGGCGCCTGGGACGACCTCGCCGATGACGTCACCACCGACGATGACATCACGCCCTTCCTACCCTTGGACCGCCCCCCGGGCCCGGAGGACGACGTCACCGATGACATCACCGATGACATCACCGGTGACGTCACCCCCGGGGCGGAGCAGCCGCTGCTCGGGGCCGCCCCCTCCGGCCGCCGCCACGACGTCAGCGATGACGTCAGCGATGACATCACCGAGGATGCGCCCCGGGAGGGCGGGGCAG gcGCCCCCCAGAcgcccccccccggctgccccctgcTCTTCCTCgccctcctctgcctcctgctcGCCCTCCTGCTGCTCGCCGGGCTCTGCGCG gcTGTTCATTACGTCAAGGTTTTCATCATCAGCTCGGCCGCGCTGGCGGTGCCGCCCCCCGAGGCCTTCCCGTGA
- the CFB gene encoding complement factor B, translated as MAGAVLGLLLLPLVLGVPSPPPAAPPPSLPPPRCDPSLAPISGGRGELVAGGEVLLYRCPPGTAPAPTALRRCGPDGSWDPLPGGGTEPPRCQAVWCPAPLEFEQGWFWPRGGRHAPGSVLRYGCAGGFTLRGPPERRCGAGGRWEGPDPVCDDGSGDCPAPAVPPGASMEGSRARFGVEGVVRFRCRPGLQLVGSAERRCLEGGAWSGTEPRCRDPNAFDIPEDVAEAFLASLTQTVEAAEANRSHDPTLKRRIRLEAGAALNVFLVLDASRSVSPRDYEDARSALSELVEKIASYGAAPRYGVITFGSQARVVLSPTEPRAADSAWVREQLEGLPLEAHSQAPGTNLAGALRAVYELLVQQERAEQLRGLRPAPVTNSTRHVIVIMTDGQANMGGSPVPVLHQIRELLSIGRDPQNDREDFLDVYAFGLGEDAGDHGELLNALASHKAGEQHVFFLRGTEELQEVFHRMIDESSTLDLCGVSLEFSKAEERERNPWEVTVTVTRPGRGQERCQGSLVSPYFVLTAAHCFTLEDQPAWLGVDIGLRERRGVAGLFLHPEFRLGARRDRGVPEFYDFDVALVQLDRAVPPSPTHRPICIPCTEGASRALRLPERSSCQDHRRLLLPPKNVEAFFLSPRSGAGLQRQKVLLKLGDQRALCEADALRAAPYANVTSLDDVVTPRFLCSGGTEPQVDPNACPGDSGGPVIVTWGKRHFQVGVVSWGVVPVCRQGRAQSHARDFHISVFEVLPWLRERLRDEDLGFLP; from the exons ATGGCCGGAgctgtcctggggctgctgctgctgcccctggtCCTCG gtgtcccctcgccccccccggccgcccccccgcccTCGCTGCCCCCCCCGCGCTGTGACCCCTCGCTGGCGCCGATCtcggggggccggggggagctGGTGGCGGGGGGGGAGGTGCTGCTCTACCGCTgcccccccggcaccgcccccgcccCCACCGCGCTGCGCCGCTGCGGCCCCGACGGCAGCTGGGACCCCCTGCCCGGGGGCGGCACCGAGCCCCCCCGCTGccaag CCGTGTGGTGCCCGGCGCCGCTGGAGTTCGAGCAGGGCTGGTTTTGGCCGCGGGGGGGGCGGCACGCCCCGGGCTCGGTGCTGCGCTACGGCTGCGCGGGGGGGTTCACCCTGCGCGGCCCCCCCGAGCGGcgctgcggggccggggggcgctgggaggggCCCGACCCCGTCTGCGACGATGGAT CCGGTGactgcccggccccggccgtgCCCCCGGGGGCGTCCATGGAGGGGTCGCGGGCCCGGTTCGGCGTGGAGGGGGTGGTTCGGTTCCGGTGCCgcccggggctgcagctggTGGGCTCGGCCGAGCGCCGCTGCCTCGAGGGGGGGGCGTGGAGCGGCACCGAGCCCCGGTGCCGAG accccaacgCCTTCGACATCCCCGAGGACGTGGCCGAGGCGTTCCTGGCGTCCCTCACCCAGACCGTGGAGGCGGCCGAGGCCAACCGCAGCCAtg accccacgcTGAAGCGGCGGATCCGGCTGGAGGCGGGCGCGGCCCTGAACGTGTTCCTGGTGCTCGACGCCTCGCGCAGCGTCAGCCCCCGCGACTACGAGGACGCGCGGAGCGCGCTCAGCGAGCTCGTGGAGAAG ATCGCCAGCTATGGGGCGGCCCCGCGCTATGGGGTGATCACGTTCGGGTCGCAGGCGCGGGTGGTGCTGAGCCCCACGGAGCCGCGGGCGGCCGACAGCGCCTGGGTCCGGGAGCAGCTcgaggggctgcccctggaag CCCACTCCCAGGCCCCCGGCACGAACCTGGCCGGGGCGCTGCGGGCCGTGTACGAGCTCCTGGTGCAGCAGGAACGGGCGGAGCAGCTGCGGGGGCTGCGGCCCGCCCCGGTCACCAACAGCACCCGGCACGTCATCGTCATCATGACCGACg gCCAAGCCAACATGGGGGGGTCGCCGGTGCCCGTCCTGCACCAGATCCGGGAGCTGCTGAGCATCGGGAGAGACCCCCAGAACGACCGCGAGGATTTCCTGg ACGTTTACGCCTTCGGGCTGGGGGAGGACGCCGGCGACCACGGCGAGCTCCTGAACGCGCTGGCGTCGCACAAGGCGGGGGAGCAGCACGTGTTCTTCCTGAGGGGCAccgaggagctgcaggaggtgtTCCACCGCATGATCG ATGAGAGCTCCACCCTGGACCTGTGCGGGGTCAGCCTGGAGTTCTCCAAGGCCGAGGAGCGCGAGAGGAACCCCTGGGAGGTGACGGTGACAGTGACG CGGCCCGGGCGGGGCCAGGAGCGCTGCCAGGGGTCACTCGTGTCCCCCTACTTCGTGCTGACCGCTGCCCACTGCTTCACCCTGGAGGACCAGCCGGCCTGGCTGGGCGTGGACATCG gccTGCGGGAGCGCCGGGGGGTGGCGGGGCTGTTCCTGCACCCCGAGTTCCGCCTGGGCGCTCGGCGCGACCGCGGCGTCCCCGAGTTCTACGACTTCGACGTGGCCCTGGTGCAGCTGGACCGGGCCGTGCCCCCCTCGCCCACCCACCg ccccatctGCATCCCCTGCACCGAGGGGGCGTCGCGGGCGCTGCGGCTGCCGGAGAGGAGCTCCTGCCAGGACCACC gcCGCCTCCTGCTGCCCCCCAAGAACGTCGAGGCGTTTTTCCTGTCCCCccgcagcggcgcggggctGCAGCGGCAGAAGGTGCTGCTCAAGCTGGGGGACCAG CGGGCTCTGTGTGAGGCCGACGCCCTCCGGGCCGCCCCCTACGCCAACGTGACCTCTCTGGACGATGTGGTCACCCCCCGGTTCCTGTGCTCGGGGGGCACCGAGCCCCAGGTGGACCCCAACGCCTGCCCCG GCGACTCCGGCGGCCCTGTCATTGTCACCTGGGGGAAGCGACACTTCCAG GTGGGCGTGGTCAGCTGGGGCGTGGTGCCCGTGTGCCGCCAGGGCCGGGCGCAGTCCCACGCCCGCGACTTCCACATCAGCGTCTTCGaggtgctgccctggctgcgCGAGCGCCTGCGCGACGAGGACCTGGGCTTCCTGCCCTGA
- the NELFE gene encoding LOW QUALITY PROTEIN: negative elongation factor E (The sequence of the model RefSeq protein was modified relative to this genomic sequence to represent the inferred CDS: deleted 1 base in 1 codon) gives MLTLPPGLTEEEEALQKRFAKLRKKKKALLALKKQQSSAGSSAQGGIKRSMSDQPPVDTATATEQAKLLVKSGAISAIKAENKNSGFKRSRTLEGKLKDPEKGPTPTFQPFQRSVSADDDSQESRRPQRKSLYESFVSATDRLREPEGGARGEPPERGERRLDWDPEPEPEERRERDGAFRRSDSFPERRPPRKGNTLYVHGAELSPELLRAAFGPFGAIIDLSMDTPRNCAFVTYEKMESADQAMAELNGAVVQDVQLKVSIARKQPMLDAATGKSLWGSLAVKNSAKGSHRDKRSQVVYNEDLFGGQ, from the exons atgcTGACCCTGCCGCCGGGGCTcacggaggaggaggaggcgctGCAGAAGCGCTTCGCCAAGCTGCGGAAGAAG AAAAAGGCGCTGCTGGCgctgaagaagcagcagagctcGGCCGGGAGCAGCGCTCAGGGCGGCATCAAACGCT CCATGTCGGACCAGCCCCCCGTGGACACGGCCACGGCCACCGAGCAGGCCAAGCTGCTGGTCAAGTCCGGCGCCATCAGCGCCATCAAGGCCGAGAACAAGAACTCGGGGTTCAAACGCTCCCGGACGCTCGAGGGCAAGCTCAAG gaccccgaGAAGGGCCCCACCCCCACGTTCCAGCCCTTCCAGCGCAGCGTCTCGGCCGACGACGACTCCCAGGAG TCGCGCCGCCCCCAGAGGAAATCGCTCTACGAGAG CTTCGTCAGCGCCACTGACCGGCTGCGGGAGCCCgag gggggggcgcggggggagccCCCCGAGCGGGGGGAGCGGCGCCTGGACTGGGACCCCGAGCCTGAGCCCGAGGAGCGGCGGGAGCGCGACGGCGCCTTCCGCA ggTCGGACTCGTTCCCggagcgccgcccgccccgcaaGGGGAACACGCTCTACGTGCACGGGGCCGAGCTGAGCCCGGAGCTGCTGCGGGCGGCCTTCGGCCCCTTCGGCGCCATCATCGACCTCTCCATGGACACGCCCCGCAA cTGCGCCTTCGTCACCTACGAGAAGATGGAGTCGGCCGACCAGGCCATGGCCGAG CTGAACGGGGCCGTGGTCCAGGACGTGCAGCTCAAGGTCAGCATCGCCCGCAAGCAGCCCATGCTGGACGCCGCCACCGGGAAGTcgctctgggggtccctgg ccgtgAAGAACAGTGCCAAGGGCTCGCACCGGGACAAGCGCTCGCAGGTGGTGTACAACGAGGACCTGTTCGGGGGACAATAA